The genomic region atgttgcTACTTGGTTTAATAATGAGAATCAAATTGGAAGGTGAATGAAGTTCATTATGTAAGATACATCATCCATGAGAAGGAAATGAAACGATGATGAAACCcactattataattttggtgtTCTCCTAAATATGGTCCTGCTAAGGATTTTCAATGACACCAATTTTGGCAGAATTTCAGGGACATGCTAAAGATCTCGTATATGTTGATGCATCGAGTAACGGTTGTGAAGTCCTTATAagtgcaaaatatattaacaaagTGAAAGATTACTAATTGTACCTTATTATATTGAATCTTGCTCATGTCAAGAGCAGTTTGTGGGAGGCCAGGAAAGTGCGACTTTAAGTTCTTTAGGAGGGTATCAGCTCGATGTGCAAAGAGTTTACTCTTTTCTACATCACCAGCAAGGCCCTTTACAGTGCTTCCCCAGAAGGAGCCTGTTTTTGCATGATTtagtttcttcttttgatatttcatcCTCCAGAAGTGTATGGCTGTCTCGATCCTATTTGCTATTTCCAAAGTACTATATTCTGATGAAAGGTCCAGGTAATCAAGAAGACAGTCCGGTGAAAACTGATCCGCAGTAATATAACGGTACAAGATGTCGCCTAAACAAGCCTTCTCGCTctgaaacaaaacaaaacttcAATACATAAACAAAAGCAATTTAAAGACGGGACTGATGATTCGATGaagaaatacacaaaaatGAAATGCTGGCATGTGaggtaataattttgaaaagaaggCAGCATGAGTGTTGCGCCATTTCATGAGCCAAACATGAAGAACTAATATAGCTACGTGCTGAGGGACATACAGGATCCCCAGAAAAATCCGATGTATCATGCCACCGCTTATATTCCACAGGTAATTGATAAAGATAATTCATTCTCAATTCATCCATTTCCTCTCCTAAACAGAAACTTGAAACGAATAAGAGCCAGTCTACTGATATTAAATGAGTCCACGAGGATCCAGGTATGAGTTAAGACAGAGGTATAAAAACTCTGGAGGTAGATAAAACATTGATTCATCATAAATGGACATCAAATAGCACAACCGGAAACCCTTACCTTGGGCAGGCTCTCCAAGTAAACTTGCGGTACTTCCATCTCTGAAAGCACACTGCTGTTTATGGCCACCGCagctttgaaaatttgatgagtGCACTCCTTGCACTGTTGCAATCTCTTTCTGGTCTCCTCAGACAAACCATTTGCCGGAACCTTTGGGAATGGCAACcaccatttttcttcaagtGTTATGGAAGGCCTCCTTGAAGATGGTGAACGTGGATATGCTTCGATGTGTTCCCCATTGGCAACAACTATCCCACGGTccacataataaaattcaGTGTCACGAAACCCATCTAAGATGCTAATTAACATTCCATCTAGTTTCTTAAGCGCTGGAAGATTGACATATAAGTCGGATCTTTGTTGAGTCACCATAATCTCAAAGCTGCCACCACCTGGAAATTCTTGAACTGATGGAACGAGCTCGACTATGGAATCACTGACACACAAAAGCCACTCCATCTCTCGCTGCCACATTGACCTTTTCTGTGGCGCCAATGGCTCCAATTTCCATAGCTCTCCAAAAACACTAGCTGTCGATTTATTACGTAGTAGAAATTAACAAGCATATATAATCAAGACAGCAGCATTATTGGCAAACTAAAGTGATGATTTAAAGGAAGATCAAATCAAGCTTGTCAAATATACGAACCAGCAAGATTGGTAATCGCATTGGAGATTGCCAGAGCAGTACTTACTCCCTTTCCTCCACCAGACATATCCTCTCCGAGCAACAACTTTGCAAATCTCTCCTTCATCAACTCAGCCTCTGCACTTACAAAAGCAATATGTCAATCAGAAAGGataaatcaaacttaaaacttgaaaatataaagatgTATATAATTATGGCCAGTAACAATGTAATTCACCAAGTCAACAACACATTGATTCTCTACAAAATGTTGCCAGCTCAACTACAACATCTATTTGGCCTACCTCACCATTATCAGGTTGATGTGTATGACATTTATTCTGAGGCCTTTTTCTCCCAAACAAAGAGGATATTTTAGATccacataatatttttggcaTATATTATGTGAATTACTGTCCATATTCGTTATTCACACTCTGTTTCCTAAGACAATACTGCAGTTTGCTTTGTTGATTCCTCTATCAGGTCACGTAATACAAATTGTAGTGTTGACTAAAGGTGAAAAAGTAAAACCAGAAACTCACCGGTCATTTCAGGCGGCTCGGGTATATCTCTATCCGGCTTCTCCGCCGGAAAGATGACGTGTCTACCTCCTACAACTGGCAACATGATCGGAGGTGGCGGCAGACACTCGGAATTCGACGCCAAATTCGGCGAAAACGACTCCGCGCAAGCCGAAACCAGCCGATGGTCAGAAGAAAAGGTTGCGGCACTGGAAGTCGAACTTTCCGACTCGCTGACGTCGGCGCTCAGGCTGTAACTGTCGTCAAAGCGGCGCGACTCCAAATCTTCAAACTCATCATCCGACTGCAAAATGACGCTATTATCCATCCCTTGATGAATTATAACCACTCCAAGGAACTAATAAAGTGTAAAACTACGCCCAACCCACTGCTTCAACGGCACAAATTCAACGTAAACTGGCTCGCATGATAAACTGAAAAGCGTGTGTGTGGGAACGTAATGATTGAGAGAGAAgagtagaaaaagaaagagagaaaaaaataaagcaaaagtTCAGTACTGTATGATTGTAAAGCTGCAGAGTGCGGAGATTGATTGTTAGTAGATAGTATATTACTgctccaatatatatatatatagtaattggTGACTATGTCTGTGCGTGGTTCCTAATAAAAGTGGATAGCGAGCGGCGGCCCCACCGTCACATGGTGGTGGCCGCCATCTGTCCTCCGACGCTCCGACATTTTTTTCGCGACCGCAATTTCTTGGTGATAAATACTCGTCTATATTTGTTTGGTGTggaaattttctaattaatttactatatttgttacataatttaatccaatctATTTTCATGAGCTCAATTAAATTGTCTGACCTTAATcatttcgaaaaaaaaaaattatacatctaTTACTCATACGCGCATATATtagcaaattaaaaaataaaaataaaaattggggACTTGACCCACTAAATATTTCTTGGACTCGAGACCTAATTTGCCCCCAGAGAAGAGATTCTATGGGTTCAACTTGGTGGACTCGGTagattcaatttaatattttaaaataatattattatatttacacttttacgtatttaatattttaaaaattttatattttatttactatatcatataatcatattattttgttcaaaaatattatttgatttattaataatatcttttttgacaatcatgcaagtttaattattgtgtatataccaacaattatattaattagtgggaatataaaattaaatgaaaaaaattaatattttaaaaaaataaatatgaaatttactaatcgaaataaatttatttattttatgaaaaaataattattattgacaaataACGACtgaaataataagcaaaaataatatatttttaactcaGGGGACAAAACagtttttaatcaattaagtttatattaagaagtgatttttctctAAACACTATCCAATTTAGCTTTTATCtgcttttcacttttttttaacaaaccTTACTCACCTTTGATTCTGTtacaactttcaattttttctacaaaaatcacttcttaaaaaaaaaaaaaaatttgcaactaatcccaaaataatatcatccaaatgttttttttctttttcttttttggtaaatcTATATGTGCGTGTTTTCAGGCttaataatactaaaatgtttaaaatatgTGTTActtatatacattaaatatttataaaatatttatactgttattttcatttataaaaaaatataaataaaatttaaaaaaaagattggaGTTGGGTTTGGTTCGgatccaaaataattaaagttattATGCACAAACACtccaaaaaattacttaatgcAGTATCAGACACggcaaaattaataaagaaaaagaaaaggaaaaaaatagacaCAGAGTCGGACAATGCCAGGCGTGTCCGACATGTTTTGGacacattttgatttttttttataattttaaaatataaaatggaaCTCCTGATGTATTTACGAAAGTCCATCTATTAGAGTCCATACAATCTACGTACTGACCAGGCAGCCATCGAATGGACTAAAAATCAACGACTAGCAATTCGTGTTACCAAATAGGACGGTCAGGTTCAACCCTAATCTGCTCAAAAATACATGGATCTTTTGTCCTATTTTAAGATTTCCATATTTTGGAGGATAAATTCGTTATTGTGGTGGTTTTTCACTGTTAGACCTTATCAAAACGACATTTAACTACGCCAATaacttcaataataattacgttcacaattaaatttattacatttagcaatAAATCGTTTCCCATTTTTGTTgacactataattttttttctgcatTCGATGCTTaactttatataatataaattctaCACCCAAAACATGCcaataattaccaaaattatttttcaaccattCAATGCATAAAGGCTGCGACTAGCaaccaaaatttaatatagaaggGAGGAAAAAAGggctttttctaattttcaattaacatatgaaaaattattgtgtcgcagaaaaataaaaaaagattataaataataaatgaggAATGAATTGAGGGATGAGGATCGGTGGTACTTTACCAtaaattttagggataattacacttttctcccatgagatttgttataattacacgtagactcCTTggggtttgagaaattacatcgtttgcttctgtctaacaaataagtccctctattagttaaaattcgtcgaatttgttgatattaataaaaaaataaataaaaattgatatttactcttaattgacttaaaactaacttattgcaggtcaaataatttttttcgaactaaactaccaTTATAACCGTGAAGATAtatctcctcacatgcattaactcATGAAGATGTATGAGTGTTATCtggtcataaaaatatttatttaacttgttataaatcagtaataagtcaattgaggtgaaatatatattttttttaattttttattaaaatcagcaaattcgatgaatttgttagacggaaacaaacttcaagaattttaaattacaaaaaatttacatgtagTTACATCAAAGCTCAAGGGGAAGGAGTGCAATTAACCCTAAACTTTAACTTCTTTAACTACTCTTCTGAATTAGAATGTTGTGATGGCAGTGGCAGTGGGTTTGGTGCAAAATGTAATTGAGAGCGGTCCATAAAAATGTAAATGCTCTTCAATTTTTCAGCTGTTTGTATTTGATTTCTGTCGCCCACATTAATTTATAAGGGTAAATAGCAACCACTTCTAATGAAGTTGgacataattataactactattttattatttaaaaaattataaatattttaagattttaatgTACGTTTAACAACGAGTACATttcattaggttttcatctaatttttatggtgaattgatcaaaatatcattttaaattataaattataattttatatgtattttataaattaatactccctatatattatttatttcacctGCCCTCAAATTTCTTGAACATTAAATTCTTATGTgaatataaacatataattgGCATTCTTTTGTTAAAGTCATAATTACATaactatattaaatttttaaataaattgaacattACGCGGATTTCATCAAtgtcttattatatataagaatgatgaaattaattataataaaaataaatactcatataTCGAATGAGAAAAAGTCGGTTCGATCCACCGTGGTCGTGATTGCATTTAAGTAGATGGGGATGGACCTTTGGGTCATGGAAAATACCAAAAGGAAGATTTTGGGCCCAATGAAAAGAATGTGTAGGCCCAAGCATAATGGGGTgtgtaaaaaaatcaaatcccTGTGTTTTTTCAGTGCAATAGGAGTGGAAGCTTgggataatttaaatttgaatttagagttcgtcaagaaaaagagagtgatgtcaattcaatcaattagttgataaaaaatgtgaatcCCTATTGCTAGCTACTAGTTTGGTTAAGTTAATATGTTAGCTTGTTTTTCTGATGTTAAATTCAAGTTGCTTTgtgtattaaatatatggaGGATTGTCGTATATTTTTCACCTGTAAAAAGTAATGCGTGTGTGTCAATAGACTTATTACTGGtcagatgatttttttttatgatcaaagtACCATTATACTTCTTCACGTGTGAATagatgtgaggaggtatattttcactattataaggttagtttaatttgaaaaaaaatgatttgacTTGCAATGAGTTACTAATAAGTTGATCGAagttaaatatcaatttttattcatttgttttgttaatataagcaaGTTCAGTTAATTCTTTTACTAATGaattgacttatttgttagacagaagcaaactttaataatactaaatataatttttcaaaccacaaaagatcttataaaataataatgcatGTGTTAACCGTTTTAATCTCACCAGTCTTATTACCAAAATCGTAAAATTGTCAGccaattttagaattaaaagcgtcacttttaaaaaattagaggatTAAAAATGTTATACATAATTAGATGCAAGTTCACGTTCAATCaccgaaaaagaaaaaatcaaaagaagatTTTGATAACGAGGTTTAGTAATGGAAGATTCCTCTTCCCGAAATCATGGCGACATAATTCGTACAAAATGTCAACACTCCATCAAGAATTCTCGGTCCCCAAAACCAGCCAACTCTTTCCATTTGCTGCTACTCAAATTCCTCATGAAAATGTGCTCATGCCGTCGCCACACGCTCGCCATTCCCTCCTCACTACGCTAGATTCTTTCCCCTCGATGGCCGGGTTATATTTCCCCGCGCCATGGGAACTGTCTGCCATCTTTCTTTTCGGAGGCATCTGCACAAGCACAAGCGACTGTGACGAAGTTTCTCTGGTTCTCGCTTTCTCTCGAGTTCTTTGTCCACATTTCCACCGATGGGTTCGCTATCGGCCTTTGATGAGCGTCTGCAGTATCCCACGCCTCGTCGGGATGAGTCTGTGGTTGATAGTTATCATGGTGTTATGGTCCCGGACCCTTATAGATGGTAATGATTTGGAGTAGTTCAAACCTTATTGTGGATGCAAGTTTGGATTTTTGGGAATAAAGGCTTTGGAATCATGCAATCAAATTGCGATTATTGATTCCGTTTTGTCTTGTTAAAGGCTTAAATCAAAGTGTTATTCTAACCTTTTCAAGACCGGTTGGAGACTCGAATCCTGGAAAATCTGAGTGTGTTTCTCtttgtttctcatttttcGGCAATATGTTTAATGAATTCCGAATAATGTGATTAGGCTTGAGGATCCCGATTCCGCGGAGACGAAAGAGTTTGTTGAAAAGCAGATGAAACTGACAGATTCTGTGCTTAAAACCTGTGAAACAAGAGAAAGGCTCCGTGAAAAGCTCACCGAATTGTATGATTTCCCGAAATATAGTGCTCCATCTAGAGCTGGGGGCAAGTACTTTTTCTTCCATAACACGGGTCTACAACCTCAAAGGGTTCTATATGTTCAGGTTCTTCATCAAGATAtcaacttttcttgattttattgacCTTCTGAAGTGTTCATTGCATGTCAtgctgaattttgaaataacaATCTTGTTATGGTATAGGATAGCTTGGACGGAAAACCTGAGGTTTTGCTTGATCCAAACACATTAAGTGACGATGGTACTGTGGCGTTGACTGCATATGCAGTTAGCGAGGATGCAAGGTACTTGGCATATGGCATTAGTTCTAGTGGAAGCGATTGGATTACCATTAAAGTTATGCGGATTGAGGACAAGTGCATCGAGCCTGACACCATTTCATGGGTAAAGTTCCTGCAATCTTTTGATTTATGTTATGGATTTCTTCTAAAAGTAAATCTGAGATGGAGCTGATTCATGATATACTAAATTAGATTAGTAAGTTGGGTTCCACAAATGcatatttgtttattacaGGTTAAGTTTTCTACTATTAGTTGGACACATGACAGCAAAGGATTTTTCTACAGCCGTTATCCAGCTCCAGAGTAagtgaaaattcattttgaagCGTGTCTTGATCTTCATGGACTCGTTCCACTTGTAGTATTTTATTCTTAGCAGAAAGGTTAATTGGTTACAGTAGAAAATTGACTAATTTCTTTGTTTACATTCTTTCTGCTGCTATGTTGCAAAATTACCTCTCAAGACAagctgaaaattttgaattttctaaagCCATTGATTCAAAATCAGTTGCattgatcataaaatttagatgtttaaTTCGCACTTGTTTTGAACTTCTCGTCAGTTCTGATCTCTGTGTTGCATTATTTATTCCAAAGGAATGGAAAGAAGTTGGATGCTGGCACAGAAACAAATGCCAATCTACACCATGAACTGTATTATCACTTTTTGGGTACTGCTCAGTCTGAAGACATATTATGTTGGAGTGATCCAGACAATCCGAAACATACACGTTCAGCCAAAGTCACTGATGACGGGAAGGTACTGAATTTTGACTACACTAGACATGATTTGGGATTAATGCAACTTGGTTTACTATCACTTATATTTTCACACTGccataatattgatttactttTCAATTAACTAATTTCCCTTTTTCCTCGTTGGAATGTGCAGTATGTTCTTCTGTATACATATGAAAATTGTGATCCTGTCAACAAGATTTATCACTGCGACATATCAGTGCTCCCTAGAGGACTTGAGGGTTACAAAGGCACAAAGGAATTGCTTCCTTTTGTCAAGCTTGTTGACACATTTGATGCTTTATATCAGTATATTGCAAATGATGATGCAATTTTCACATTCCTTACTAATAAGGATGCTCCAAGAAACAAACTAGTCCGAGTTGATCTGAAAGAACCTACTTTTTGGAATGAAGTACTTCGTGAAGATAAAAAGGACGTGCTTGAATCTGCTGTGGCAGCAAATGGAAATCAAATTGTAGTGAATTATTTGAGTGATGTGAAAAATGTTTTGCAGTTAAGGGACTTGGAAACAGGTGCTCTTGTGCACCATTTACCACTTGATATTGGAACAGTAACTGAGATTTCTTCTCGACGCAAAGAGAGCATGATCTTTATTGGATTTACAAGCTTCCTCATCCCTGGCATTATATATAAGTGCAACCTGGAAGCTGAGACCCCAGATATGAGAATATTCCGAGAGATTGATGTCCCTGGCTTTGACCGGACTGAGTTCAATGTCAATCAGGTGAATGCTATGTTTGTTTTACCCTTGCAGTTAACCACATGAGGACATAATTTGGTAACTTAGCTGAAGTGTGTGTTTAATTCTCTTTCCTTAGTCTGGTAGTCTGTGAGCCTTTATATCctattttgaaatatagataaattttttagtggTGAAAATATGTTACCACTCTTGCTGCCAAACACATAACAGAACTTCAGTTCATCTATCAGATCAGTTCCTTTATTTTGTTGGATCTTAGATCATGCTGATTTTCAAATTCTGCCAGAACCTATTGTCTGGTTCAAACAATATGCTTTCTCTTTTGACTCCACTCAGTGGGGGTGATTTAGGATGAGTTGTGGGCTTTTGACTTTTAAGAGTCCGCAAAGTTCCTAACCATGGGGAACAAAAGTCGAGTTATAATGGTGCGAGTAGATGGACATAGATTCCCCTTTTGCTTCCAAATAACTTggggtttttcttttgtgtatCAACAATGAGGAAACACACTCCTGGTGCAGGTTTTGGGGGGTAGAATGGAAGTAATGGATTGTTGATCTTTTGTCTTTGTGTTCAAGTTTCTTTTATCCTCTCCTTGATTGGGATTCTCATTTTTCAGGCATTTGTGCCCAGTAAAGATGGTACTAAAATTCCAATGTTTATTGTGGCTAGAAAGGGCATTTCTCTGGATGGTTCACACCCCTGTTTACTATATGGATATGGAGGATTTAATGTCAGTATTACTCCATATTTTTCTGTTAGCCGTATTTTGATTGCAAAGCATTTAGATGTCATCTTTTGCATTGCAAACATTCGTGGAGGAGGAGAGTATGGGGAAGAATGGCATAAAGGCGGTGCCCTTTCAAGGAAGCAGAATTGTTTTGACGACTTCATATCAGCTGCAGAGTATCTTGTCTCTGCTGGTTACACGCAAGCAAGGAAGTTATGTATTGAAGGTGGAAGCAATGGAGGGCTTCTCATCGGGGCTTGTATTAATCAGGTATCTCTTCTCATCTTCTTTTCCAGTACTTCTGTCTGACATACTTTTCTTTCCCaactaaaatagaaaattgggAAATTTTGTGATCACAGAGACCTGATCTTTTTGGCTGCGCTCTTGCTCATGTTGGTGTCATGGACATGCTACGGTTTCACAAGTTCACAATTGGTGAGGGAAAGTCATATTTTCCCCTTCAATGGAGGCTTTTtctctattaaaattttgttttaaccatatttttggaaatattcTCCCTCCAAACCAGGGCATGCATGGACATCAGACTTTGGCTGCTCAGATAAGGAGGAACAGTTCCATTGGCTAATCAAGTGAGCTCTTCTACCTTGATCAGAACTACCTCGCCAGGCTTTCTCATTAGATACTTGACGCTGAATTGTCCGTTTAATATCAGTAATGAAGGTTTAGGGGAAAGGATATGACTTTGGATCTTACCTGAAGATTTTCACTTTACACAAAGTCAATGAAGTCTCACCATTAAATTTGCTGAACTCACTATCATTGGAGCATTACTATTTGGAcaaagttaaaagtaaaagtttcttttttttcccctcctTTTTCTGGTTATATAAGAGTTCTTTAACTGGGTTAAAGGAGCCAAATACAAAAGATATTTGAAAGATTTACATGTaagttatttgtaatattacatttagatGCACACAACACACATAAACACATACAGTACTGAGACTTTAGAGGCCATGGCCCCTCTGTCCTTTCTGCTTTCAATATCTGTTTGTATGAGTGCTATCTTTGGACAACCTAAAGTTTGTGTTAGTTCAACAGGCTGTTCATCTCAGTTTGTGGTAGTacaaaaaagtttgttttgctGGTTGTAAGCCTTTGTTAAGTGTGCGTTATGGATGCAGTATGTTGTTTGTCTTTGTACAATGCCAATCAGAGTGCTTCTTGGAGCATCTTTTTATTGTGTCCTTCCTATTTTTACCAAACTTCACGTCTTGGAGACATCTGACTTTTGCTGTCATTTGACATACGTTTTCCTATTCTCTTCCTGTCAGGTACTCGCCCTTGCATAATGTCAGGAGGCCCTGGGACAAA from Sesamum indicum cultivar Zhongzhi No. 13 linkage group LG3, S_indicum_v1.0, whole genome shotgun sequence harbors:
- the LOC105159375 gene encoding prolyl endopeptidase; the protein is MGSLSAFDERLQYPTPRRDESVVDSYHGVMVPDPYRWLEDPDSAETKEFVEKQMKLTDSVLKTCETRERLREKLTELYDFPKYSAPSRAGGKYFFFHNTGLQPQRVLYVQDSLDGKPEVLLDPNTLSDDGTVALTAYAVSEDARYLAYGISSSGSDWITIKVMRIEDKCIEPDTISWVKFSTISWTHDSKGFFYSRYPAPENGKKLDAGTETNANLHHELYYHFLGTAQSEDILCWSDPDNPKHTRSAKVTDDGKYVLLYTYENCDPVNKIYHCDISVLPRGLEGYKGTKELLPFVKLVDTFDALYQYIANDDAIFTFLTNKDAPRNKLVRVDLKEPTFWNEVLREDKKDVLESAVAANGNQIVVNYLSDVKNVLQLRDLETGALVHHLPLDIGTVTEISSRRKESMIFIGFTSFLIPGIIYKCNLEAETPDMRIFREIDVPGFDRTEFNVNQAFVPSKDGTKIPMFIVARKGISLDGSHPCLLYGYGGFNVSITPYFSVSRILIAKHLDVIFCIANIRGGGEYGEEWHKGGALSRKQNCFDDFISAAEYLVSAGYTQARKLCIEGGSNGGLLIGACINQRPDLFGCALAHVGVMDMLRFHKFTIGHAWTSDFGCSDKEEQFHWLIKYSPLHNVRRPWDKPSHMFIQYPSTMLLTADHDDRVVPLHSLKLLATMQYVLCSSLEKSPQTNPIIVRIERKAGHGAGMPTQKMIDEAADRYSFMAKMLDAFWID
- the LOC105159374 gene encoding rop guanine nucleotide exchange factor 1, which produces MDNSVILQSDDEFEDLESRRFDDSYSLSADVSESESSTSSAATFSSDHRLVSACAESFSPNLASNSECLPPPPIMLPVVGGRHVIFPAEKPDRDIPEPPEMTEAELMKERFAKLLLGEDMSGGGKGVSTALAISNAITNLAASVFGELWKLEPLAPQKRSMWQREMEWLLCVSDSIVELVPSVQEFPGGGSFEIMVTQQRSDLYVNLPALKKLDGMLISILDGFRDTEFYYVDRGIVVANGEHIEAYPRSPSSRRPSITLEEKWWLPFPKVPANGLSEETRKRLQQCKECTHQIFKAAVAINSSVLSEMEVPQVYLESLPKSEKACLGDILYRYITADQFSPDCLLDYLDLSSEYSTLEIANRIETAIHFWRMKYQKKKLNHAKTGSFWGSTVKGLAGDVEKSKLFAHRADTLLKNLKSHFPGLPQTALDMSKIQYNKDVGQSILESYSRVMESLAFNLMARIDDLLYVDDATKRRAMAESISILNRRGSMGSHDLHNQNSPSSFSNQSSYSSSPTGSPFRYSVPVTQRPQRLYRTTSHPAYGDPLDIEFENLTL